TAAACATATAGTCGGACAGACCGGTGGTCTCACTCTTGTGATAAAGTCCCTGGACTGCGTCTCCACTGGTGTAGGCAATACCACTCAAAAGGATCTGGTGCAAAGCGTTGAGATGTTTGCTTATCTCTCTAGCGTGTGCTTCCCTTGACCGCTCCTGCTCCACTTGCTCAAGCAACACATAAAGCGAGCCGACAAAAAACAGCTCAAAAAAGAGCGGTACAGCTACGAGCAGAAAGAGTGTGTGGGAGAGCTTGAGTTTCATTACTGCCTGGTAAATGTACCTAGTATAGCTGACAAGATGGTATAACTTTAACAAGCTCGGGTGGTGATGATGAAAAAACGACTTTTAAGCCTCTCATTGTCCATTACAACTGCTCTGTTATCGCTGACCATCCTCACAGGCGCGGTCACAGCGGGACCATCTTTTCAGCAGGGCATCGCTGACTACAAGGCTGGTCGCTACCAGCAGGCGCTCAATACCTTTAAAACGTTTGCCGCATCCTACCCGAACAATGCCCTGGTACATTACTACCTGGCAATGTCGCACCAGGCAGTCGGTCATATTGCCCAGGCCAAACAGGAATATCAAGCAGCCATCCTATATGGCGACGCTGGCTTGAAGCAACAGGCAACGACAGGCTTGAATCAGCTCAGCAAAGCTAATACTCAAATAGCCTATGGCGGGGCTCCATCCTCAGCGCCCAGTGCTGGGGGGGGCAGAGTCAGCCCTGGTGGTAGCAGCCAGCCCAAATCAAAAGTGCGCAAAATCTACGAATTTTACGCCGATTGGTGAGGGCCTTGCAAAACCTTTGCGCCCGTGTTTGACGCAGCATCCCGTAAATACAGTGATATTACCTTCCAAAAGCTAGATGGTGACGAAGCCCAGACCAAGACTCTGATGAGTCAATATGGCGTGGGCGGTTATCCTACTCTAGTTTTTTTAGACGGCGGTGGACAGGTCATCTACAATGGCGGAGCCCCCAGACAACTTGAGGATTTTGAAAATTTGATTGGTCAGTACCGTTAATCAAGACAACACAATTGAGACCGCAGATAAGGCGACACTAAATATGGTGCCGCCTTGTCTGTTTGATAATCATTAGCGCTCCAATAAATAGCATAGCGCCCTCTATTTAAAATGGTCTCAACTATCTGGAACCAGAAGCGTTTAGCTCCAGTCTCTCAAAAGACAAGCTACACCTATGGGATTTAACTATGAGCAAGAAGGTCAGATTTGCCGTGGTAGGACTGGGCCACATAGCCCAAAACGCAGTGCTACCAGCATTTAAACACAGCAAAGAAAACTGCGAACTGACAGGTTTTGTCAGTGGAGACAGCGAAAAAACAGCACAGCTCGGAAGTGAATACGGAGTCGGGCGCTCCTGGCACTATGACGATTACGAGGACGCTTTAGCTAGCAAAGCATTTGACGCCGTCTACATCGCATTGCCTGACGATATGCACGCAGAATACGCAGTCAAAGCAGCCAATCACGGCATCCATGTTTTATGCGAAAAACCTATGGCTACTAGAGTAGATGAGTGCCAGGCGATGATTGATGCCGCCAAGCGCAATAATATCAAATTGATGATTGCCTACCGTCTGCACTTTGAGCGCACCAATATGGAAGCACTGGAACAAATTAGACAGGGCAAAATAGGCAACCCTAGATTTTTCAATGCTAGTTTTGGTCAACAGATCAGAGCCGGCAACATACGCACCAAAGAAGAGCACAGTGGCGGACCACTACACGACATCGGTATCTACTGCCTCAACGCAGCTCGTTATATTTTTGGCGAAGAGCCTTATGAAGTGATGGGCATGGCCTGTGCTACCAACGACAGTCGCTTTGCCGAAGTACCTGAAACAGTAAGCGCTATGCTCAAGTTTCCGGGGGACAGGATAGCTACATTTACCTGCAGTTTTGGTACCACTGACGATATCTCCAGATTTGAAGTAGCCGGCACAAAGGGTCTTATCTCGGTGGATCCAGCATTTGGCTATCAGGGCGAACTCAGCTATAAACTGACCGTAGGTGGTAAAGAAAGCCTGCATAAAACCCCAAAACGGGATCAGTTTGCGCCAGAGCTTATTCACTTTGCCGATTGCATACTGCAAAACAAAGAGCCAAATCCATGCGGCTTTGAAGGACAAAAAGATGTCCGCATAATCGCTGCCATCGAAGAGTCAATTAGACGTGGTGAAAAAGTCCTACTGGAAGCTCTACCGGGAACCGTGAGACCGGATAAAACTCTAATTAGAGAAAAGCCAGCGGTAAAAAATCCCAAGCTCGTCAATGTCCAGGCGCCATCACTCTAACCAATGGCAAACCAGCTGGCTAACGACGGCGTCGGCGGTGGCTAGCCACCTGCTCGCTCTTTTGCGTACCATGAAAAGTAAAATGCACAGGATCGTTAGCGATTACCTTGCCATGATTGCCATATCTAAACCCTGCTTTGAGCAAGGCATTGGCCACGTCCTTATCGGCATAGTTGTTGATGTCTACGGACTTGCCAATTTCATGAGCAGAACGACCAGGTCTTGCATGCACTTGATTGGGAGCTGCTTTGGCGATAGCGATCTGGGCATCATGCAGACGACCGGCACTGTTTAGATCTCTAAGCTCGATACGTTTACCTTTGCCTTGAGCATCGAGTATCTCTTGAGCGCGCTCCAGACCCCGTGCGGCATCTCCAGC
This DNA window, taken from Candidatus Obscuribacter sp., encodes the following:
- a CDS encoding tetratricopeptide repeat protein; this encodes MKKRLLSLSLSITTALLSLTILTGAVTAGPSFQQGIADYKAGRYQQALNTFKTFAASYPNNALVHYYLAMSHQAVGHIAQAKQEYQAAILYGDAGLKQQATTGLNQLSKANTQIAYGGAPSSAPSAGGGRVSPGGSSQPKSKVRKIYEFYADW
- a CDS encoding Gfo/Idh/MocA family oxidoreductase; its protein translation is MSKKVRFAVVGLGHIAQNAVLPAFKHSKENCELTGFVSGDSEKTAQLGSEYGVGRSWHYDDYEDALASKAFDAVYIALPDDMHAEYAVKAANHGIHVLCEKPMATRVDECQAMIDAAKRNNIKLMIAYRLHFERTNMEALEQIRQGKIGNPRFFNASFGQQIRAGNIRTKEEHSGGPLHDIGIYCLNAARYIFGEEPYEVMGMACATNDSRFAEVPETVSAMLKFPGDRIATFTCSFGTTDDISRFEVAGTKGLISVDPAFGYQGELSYKLTVGGKESLHKTPKRDQFAPELIHFADCILQNKEPNPCGFEGQKDVRIIAAIEESIRRGEKVLLEALPGTVRPDKTLIREKPAVKNPKLVNVQAPSL